A genomic stretch from Lathyrus oleraceus cultivar Zhongwan6 chromosome 2, CAAS_Psat_ZW6_1.0, whole genome shotgun sequence includes:
- the LOC127121967 gene encoding uncharacterized protein LOC127121967: MAQNYVDLAPWRLYFDGSRHKHGSGIGGVIIPPDGIPAKFKYRIEGVCTNNEAEYESLITGLELLLELGARNVEIMGDSELVIKQASKEYRCVKENLIMYFVVTIRLLKKFEQVNLHHIPRKENQRANDLAQEASGYKAAKDQDEEVQVREKVRATLLSPSDLSIIKLGAVDKYHFEILTVDDERESDWRKPLVDYLRNPVGSTNRKIKYRALSYVLMNNELFKKTVEGVLLKCLGESEAYVVVSSVHSGACGARIKRG, encoded by the coding sequence atggcaCAAAATTACGTAGACTTAGCGCCATGGAGGTTGTACTTCGACGGTTCAAGACATAAGCATGGATCTGGGATAGGAGGAGTCATAATTCctccagatggaattccagcaAAGTTTAAATACAGAATCGAAGGGGtatgcacaaataatgaagcagaatatgagtCACTGATCACAGGACTTGAACTACTGctagaattgggggcaaggaatgtcgaaattatgggagactcgGAGTTAGTGATTAAGCAAGCATCGAAAGAATATaggtgtgttaaagaaaatttGATCATGTATTTTGTGGTTACCATCAGATTACTCAAGAAGTTTGAGCAAGTCAACCTCCATCACATACCACGAAAAGAGAACCAAAGAGCAAATGATTTGGCGCAGGAGGCTTCAGGGTACAAAGCGGCGAAAGACCAGGATGAAGAGGTCCAAGTAAGAGAGAAAGTACGAGCGACACTGTTATCGCCATCAGATTTGTCTATTATAAAGTTGGGAGCCGTAGATAAAtatcattttgaaattttgacCGTCGACGACGAGAGGGAAAGTGATTGGCGTAAACCGCTAGTCGATTATTTACGTAATCCTGTAGGGTCGACAAATCGAAAGATAAAATACAGGGCCCTTAGCTACGTTTTGATGAATAATGAACTATTCAAAAAGACAGTTGAAGGAGTGTTACTAAAATGCCTGGGAGAAA